From Candidatus Bathyarchaeota archaeon:
GCGTCGTAATAGTGACCATGCCCAGCCAACTCTCCAGTGGCATCGTAAAGAAAGCCATAACCTTCGCAGACGCCCTGCACATGCCCACCATAGGAGTGGTGGAAAACATGAGTGGCTTTGTGTGTCCGCATTGTGGCAAGAAAACTGAGATTTTCGGTTCAGGTGGCGGCGAAGCGATGGCGAAAGAGGCAGGGGTAGCTTTCTTGGGCAGCATACCTATCGACCCCAAAGTCGGCGTCGACACCGATAAGGGTACACCGTTTGTGATCGCTCATAAGGATTCGGCTGCCACTAAAGCGTTCATGGATGTTGTGGCGAAAGTGCAGAAGTACATTGAAGCAAAGAAAGAAAATTAAAAAGGGTTGAGAGATAAAACTCTCTACAATTTTTTTTTTAGGCCAAAATGGTTATGCTTTTGTTAGAGTAATCTCTATTGTGGAAACCATTCTGGACCTGTTTTCGCCTTCACGTGGTGGCATCTCGGCAGTGCCGATTGCGATTTTGCTGACTTTAAGATCTTTGATGAAGCGGCTTCTGGTGATTTCGGCTACGTCGACTGCGGTGGTTATTGCTTGGCCTCGTGCTTTTAGGGTTATTTCTTTTTGGGCACCACTTGAGAACGCTGTTATGATGGCGAGCACATAGCTCATGGGTGGTTTGTTTCCAACGAAGATTACGTCACTTGCTTTTTCAGACATGTATATTTTCAACTCCTTTTTTACGTGGTTTGTGCGATGTAACGTTCGAGCTGTCTCTCCTCATTGGGAGTGCGAACGTTACCCTCTTAGTACGCGAAACTTCCTTATAAATCAGATTTCAGATTAACCATCACACGGCTAAGTGGACGGATGATAGGGGAACTCGCATCCTTAGGTGCAGCCATAAGCTGGGCCATAGCACCATTACTGTACCGCAAAGCACTGCAGAACACTAAACCACTCTCCGCCAACATAGTGCGCTGCGTAACAAACGCGGCGGTGTTGGTTGCCTTTTTGGTGGCGTTTGGTTTATGGGGGGTTTTAGCAAGTTTACCGCTTTGGGTTGTCGCTGTTACCGTAGTCAGCGGGTTTTTGGGGTTAGGCGTCGGCGACACCCTATACATGTATGGGCTCAAAGCGATCGGCGTCTCCAGAGCTGTCCCTTTGGTCTCCTCTTACCCGCTGTTTAGTCTCGTATGGGCAGTGTTTCTGCTGGGTCAACCCCTGTTTTTGTCTGCCGTGGTTGGTGCTGCGGTTATTCTGGTTGGAATATGGCTTTTGAGCACCCAAAAAATCCCTGATGAAGCAGCAGTTAGAGGCAGGCGGGTTTGGCTTGGCGTCAGCTTGTGCTTGGCTACGGCGTTTGTGTGGTCGGTAAGCGTCACGATGATGGATTGGGCAGTAACTAACGTCACCGTTGATGGTTTAGGGGCTAACTACGCGGTGGTAACCGTTCGAATCGCCGCCATGGCTTTGCTCTTGATAGCGATATCCCCTTTGATTGACCGTGACCGCAGTTTTCTAAAAATGAACCGTCGCACCGTTGCCCTACTTTGCATTGGGGGATTAGTCGCTAACGGTTTAGGATGGTTTTTGATGAACTACAGTTTCCTACAAATAGACCCCGCCCGAGCAATCCCCATCTCCTCAACATCGCCCCTGTTCGCTGCCATCGCAGGCTTCCTGTTTCTCCGCGAAAAAGCTTCACTCAAAACCATCATTGGGGCAGTTGCAGTCGTGGCAGGCATAGCCTTGATTTTCATATTGTAAAGAAGCGCTATAGTTTTATATCCCAAAAAGGTGAAGGTGCAAACAGGGAATCTTGATGTCTGTGTCGCCGGGTCTAAGAGAAATTTTAGCTAGAAGAATCGCCGGAGAAATCATACTTTCAAGCAGGCCCGGTTCGACCATGCGGAAATGGCGCGAGTTATTCGCGGTTTCACAAACTAGCCTCAGCGAAGCCATGGGATTATCCTCTTCAGTTGTAAGCGATTACGAGAGCGGCAGACGCAAAAGCCCCGGAGCAAAATTCATCCGCCGATTCGTGGTTTCATTGATTTCTATTGACGAAAAGAAGGGCAGTCGCTTCATCCGAGAATTCGCCAAACTCACCAGTTCACCGAGCATGGCCGTGGTGGACTTGCGGGAGTTCCCAATCCCCGTCCGAGTGGAGTACCTCTGCAAAGCCATCGGCGGCGAAGTCGTGGCTTGCAAAGACAAATTCGTCAAAGAAGTCAACGGCTACACCGTCATAGACAGCCGTAAAGCAGTCGAGGCTTATTCTGGTTCTGAGTACGCACAGCTGTTTGGGGCAACCACAGATCGAGCGCTGGTCTTCACCAACGTTGACGGCGGCAGCTTGCCGATGATGATTATCCGCGTTAGCAGCCTCAAACCCCGCGTTGTCATATTCCACAAAGCCCAACCCGACGAAGAAGCCATCCGCATAGCCGAATACGAACAGATACCGCTGATTTATTCATCTGCCCCCAGTGTTGAGCAGCTGGTTATGTCGCTGCGTAAACTTTACCGTATCGCGTTGCGGATAAAGTTGGGTAAGAAGAGGGTGCGTCCACCGCCAAAAATAAGCGCCTAAAAG
This genomic window contains:
- the albA gene encoding DNA-binding protein Alba; the encoded protein is MSEKASDVIFVGNKPPMSYVLAIITAFSSGAQKEITLKARGQAITTAVDVAEITRSRFIKDLKVSKIAIGTAEMPPREGENRSRMVSTIEITLTKA
- a CDS encoding DMT family transporter, translated to MIGELASLGAAISWAIAPLLYRKALQNTKPLSANIVRCVTNAAVLVAFLVAFGLWGVLASLPLWVVAVTVVSGFLGLGVGDTLYMYGLKAIGVSRAVPLVSSYPLFSLVWAVFLLGQPLFLSAVVGAAVILVGIWLLSTQKIPDEAAVRGRRVWLGVSLCLATAFVWSVSVTMMDWAVTNVTVDGLGANYAVVTVRIAAMALLLIAISPLIDRDRSFLKMNRRTVALLCIGGLVANGLGWFLMNYSFLQIDPARAIPISSTSPLFAAIAGFLFLREKASLKTIIGAVAVVAGIALIFIL
- a CDS encoding helix-turn-helix domain-containing protein, which gives rise to MSVSPGLREILARRIAGEIILSSRPGSTMRKWRELFAVSQTSLSEAMGLSSSVVSDYESGRRKSPGAKFIRRFVVSLISIDEKKGSRFIREFAKLTSSPSMAVVDLREFPIPVRVEYLCKAIGGEVVACKDKFVKEVNGYTVIDSRKAVEAYSGSEYAQLFGATTDRALVFTNVDGGSLPMMIIRVSSLKPRVVIFHKAQPDEEAIRIAEYEQIPLIYSSAPSVEQLVMSLRKLYRIALRIKLGKKRVRPPPKISA